The following proteins come from a genomic window of Papio anubis isolate 15944 unplaced genomic scaffold, Panubis1.0 scaffold80, whole genome shotgun sequence:
- the LOC101011309 gene encoding LOW QUALITY PROTEIN: olfactory receptor 13H1 (The sequence of the model RefSeq protein was modified relative to this genomic sequence to represent the inferred CDS: deleted 1 base in 1 codon), with translation MDMDNVTAVFQFLLIGISNYPQWRDMFFTLVLIIYLNTLLGNGFMIFLIHFDPNLHTPMYFFLSNLSFLDLCYGTASMPQALVHCFSTHPYLSYPRCLTQMSVSLALATAECLLLAAMAYDRVVAINNPLRYSVVMNGPVCVCLAATSWGTSLVLTAMLILSLRLHFCGANVINHFVCEILSLIKLVCSDTSFNELMILITSVFTLLLPFGFVLLSYVRIAMAVIKIHLAQGRLKAFTTCGSHLTVVTIFYGAAISMYMKPQSNSSPDQDKFISVFYGALTPMLNPLIYSLRNKDVKGAIRKVTLKRT, from the exons ATGGACATGGACAATGTCACAGCAGTGTTTCAGTTTCTCCTTATTGGCATTTCTAACTATCCTCAATGGAGAGACATGTTTTTCACATTGGTGCTGATAATTTACCTCAACACATTGTTGGGGAACGGATTTATGATCTTTCTTATTCACTTTGACCCCAACCTCCACACTCCAATGTACTTCTTCCTTAGTAACCTGTCTTTCTTAGACCTTTGCTATGGAACAGCTTCCATGCCCCAGGCTTTGGTGCATTGTTTCTCTACCCATCCCTACCTCTCTTATCCCCGGTGTCTGACTCAAATGAGTGTCTCCTTGGCTTTGGCGACAGCAGAGTGCCTCCTACTGGCTGCCATGGCCTATGACCGTGTGGTTGCTATCAACAATCCCCTGCGTTATTCAGTGGTT ATGAATGGCCCAGTGTGTGTCTGCTTGGCTGCTACCTCATGGGGGACATCACTTGTGCTCACTGCCATGCTCATCCTATCCCTGAGGCTTCACTTCTGTGGGGCTAATGTCATCAACCATTTTGTCTGTGAGATTCTCTCCCTCATTAAGCTGGTCTGTTCTGATACCAGCTTCAATGAACTTATGATCCTCATCACCAGTGTCTTCACCCTGCTGCTACCATTTGGGTTTGTTCTCCTCTCCTACGTACGAATTGCTATGGCTGTCATAAAGATTCACTTAGCCCAGGGCAGGCTCAAGGCCTTTACCACGTGTGGCTCTCACCTGACCGTGGTGACAATCTTCTATGGGGCAGCCATCTCCATGTATATGAAACCTCAGTCCAACTCCTCCCCTGACCAGGACAAGTTTATCTCAGTGTTTTATGGAGCTTTGACACCCATGCTGAACCCCCTGATATATAGCCTGAGAAACAAAGATGTTAAAGGGGCAATAAGGAAAGTTACGTTGAAAAGGACATAA